The proteins below come from a single Balaenoptera ricei isolate mBalRic1 chromosome 17, mBalRic1.hap2, whole genome shotgun sequence genomic window:
- the RBM12B gene encoding RNA-binding protein 12B, with protein MAVVIRLLGLPFIAGPVDIRHFFTGLTIPDGGVHIIGGEVGEAFIIFATDEDARRAISRSGGFIKDSSVELFLSSKAEMQKTIEMKRTDRMGRERPGSGAPGVGSLSNFVEAIKEEASNSGYGSPINQDAGFHTNGTGQGDLRPRKTRPLKAENPYLFLRGLPYLVNEDDVRVFFSGLCVDGVIFLKHHDGRNNGDAIVKFASCIDASGGLKCHRSFMGSRFIEVMQGSEQQWIEFGGNAVKEGDISMRTEEHSPPRGINDRHFWKRSHSKSPRRTRSRSPLGFYVHLKNLSLSINKRDLRNFFRDTDLTNEQIRFLYKDERRTRYAFVMFKTLKDYNTALGLHKTVLQYRPVHIDPVSRKQMLKFIECYEKKRAASTEKERLGHVSQKYSQEGYSGQKLCIYIRNFPFDVTKVEVQKFFADFSLAEDDIYLLYDDKGVGLGEALVKFRSEEQAVKAERLNRRRFLGTEVLLRLISEVQMREFGVNFSSMSSERMHDHSQSCDRDDHSHSFDSNDLPLYSVGPSENFRHQQEDLRQLDNFKHPQGDFRPPERRPPEDFRHSPEDFRHSPEDFRRLREEHFRRPPEEDFRRPWEEDFRHSPEEDFRRSREEDWRRPPEEDFRRPPKEDFRRPPEEDWRRPPQGDFRRPPEEDWRRPPEEDFRRLPPGEWRRPPEEDFRRPPEEDFRRLPEEDFRRPPEEDFRRPHEEDFRRSPEEDFRRSPEKDFRRPPAEHFRRPPPEHFRRPPVEHFRRPPQEHFRRPPQEHFRRPPQEHFRRPPQEHFRRPSQEHFRRPREEDFRHPLDEDFRGPPDEDFRHPPDEDFRSPQEEDFRSPSDEDFRRLPEEDLREAPEEDPRLTDSFRLPGEEFRSPPDDFRSHRPFVNFGRPEGGKFDFGKRNMGSFPEGRFMPDPKLNCNSGRVTPIKIMNLPFKANVNEILDFFHGYRIIPDSVSIQYNEQGLPTGEAIVAMINYNEAMAAIKDLNDRPVGPRKVKLILL; from the coding sequence ATGGCTGTAGTCATCCGTTTACTGGGGCTTCCTTTTATTGCGGGGCCTGTGGATATTCGTCACTTCTTCACGGGATTGACTATTCCTGATGGAGGAGTGCATATAATTGGAGGGGAAGTTGGGgaggcttttattatttttgcaacaGATGAAGATGCAAGACGTGCCATAAGTCGTTCAGGAGGGTTTATCAAGGATTCATCTGTAGAGCTTTTTCTTAGTAGTAAGGCAGAAATGCAGAAGactatagaaatgaaaagaactgaTCGCATGGGAAGAGAGAGACCAGGATCTGGGGCACCAGGGGTTGGCAGCTTATCTAATTTTGTTGAGGCTATTAAAGAAGAAGCAAGTAATTCTGGATATGGCTCTCCGATTAATCAAGATGCTGGGTTTCATACTAACGGTACAGGACAAGGTGATTTAAGGCCAAGAAAGACACGGCCATTGAAGGCAGAGAATCCTTACTTGTTTCTGCGAGGCTTGCCTTACTTAGTAAATGAAGATGATGTACGTGTCTTTTTCTCTGGTTTGTGTGTGGATGGAGTAATTTTCTTAAAGCATCATGATGGCCGAAATAATGGTGATGCCATAGTAAAATTTGCTTCATGTATCGATGCTTCAGGAGGTCTTAAATGTCATAGAAGTTTTATGGGCTCAAGATTTATTGAAGTAATGCAAGGCTCGGAACAACAGTGGATTGAGTTTGGAGGTAATGCAGTTAAGGAGGGTGACATTTCTATGAGGACTGAAGAACATTCTCCACCAAGAGGAATTAATGATAGACATTTTTGGAAACGATCTCATTCAAAATCTCCCAGAAGAACACGTTCTCGTTCTCCTCTTGGATTTTATGTTCACTTAAAAAACCTGTCCCTAAGTATTAACAAAAGAGATTTAAGAAATTTCTTTAGAGATACTGATCTGACTAATGAACAGATTAGATTTTTATATAAGGATGAAAGAAGAACAAGATATGCCTTTGTGATGTTCAAGACTCTGAAAGACTACAACACTGCTCTGGGTTTACATAAGACTGTTTTACAGTATCGTCCAGTTCATATTGATCCAGTTTCTAGAAAACAGATGCTGAAGTTCATTGAATGTtatgaaaagaaaagagcagCGTCAACAGAGAAAGAGAGGCTTGGACACGTTTCACAAAAATACTCTCAAGAAGGCTATTCTGGCCAGAAACTGTGCATATATATAAGAAATTTTCCATTTGATGTTACAAAAGTTGAAGTGCAGAAGTTCTTTGCAGACTTTTCTCTTGCTGAGGATGACATTTACTTGCTTTATGATGACAAAGGAGTTGGTCTAGGAGAAGCATTGGTGAAATTCAGATCAGAAGAACAGGCCGTGAAAGCTGAACGTTTAAACCGACGAAGATTCTTGGGGACAGAGGTATTGTTAAGGCTCATATCTGAGGTACAAATGCGGGAGTTTGGTGTAAATTTTTCTTCAATGTCCAGTGAGAGGATGCATGACCATTCACAGTCATGTGATAGAGATGATCATTCCCATTCATTTGACTCAAATGATCTACCATTATACTCGGTTGGCCCTTCTGAAAACTTTAGGCATCAGCAAGAGGACTTGAGGCAACTGGACAATTTCAAGCATCCCCAGGGGGATTTCCGACCTCCTGAAAGGCGCCCTCCAGAAGACTTTAGGCATTCCCCAGAGGATTTCAGGCACTCCCCTGAAGACTTCAGGCGCCTTCGGGAGGAACACTTCAGGCGGCCTCCTGAGGAGGACTTCAGGCGCCCTTGGGAAGAGGACTTCAGACACTCTCCGGAGGAGGATTTCAGGCGCTCTCGGGAGGAGGACTGGAGGCGGCCACCTGAGGAGGATTTCAGGCGGCCTCCCAAGGAAGACTTCAGGAGACCCCCTGAGGAGGACTGGAGGCGGCCCCCCCAGGGAGACTTCAGGAGGCCACCTGAGGAGGATTGGAGACGGCCTCCTGAGGAGGACTTCAGACGGCTTCCCCCGGGGGAATGGAGGCGACCACCTGAGGAAGACTTCCGGCGGCCCCCTGAGGAGGATTTCAGGCGACTTCCAGAGGAAGACTTCCGGCGACCTCCTGAGGAGGACTTCAGGCGGCCCCACGAGGAGGACTTCAGGCGGTCTCCTGAGGAGGATTTCCGGCGTTCTCCTGAGAAGGACTTCCGGCGGCCACCTGCGGAACACTTCCGGCGGCCGCCCCCGGAGCACTTCCGGCGGCCACCTGTGGAGCACTTCCGGCGGCCGCCTCAGGAGCATTTCCGGCGGCCGCCCCAGGAGCATTTCAGACGGCCGCCCCAGGAGCATTTCAGACGGCCGCCTCAGGAACATTTCAGGCGGCCATCCCAGGAGCATTTTAGGCGCCCCCGAGAGGAAGATTTTAGGCACCCACTGGATGAAGATTTCAGGGGCCCTCCAGATGAAGACTTTAGGCACCCTCCTGATGAGGATTTCAGGAGTCCCCAGGAGGAAGATTTTAGAAGCCCTTCTGATGAGGACTTCAGGCGGCTCCCGGAGGAAGACCTCAGGGAAGCTCCGGAGGAGGACCCTAGACTTACTGACAGTTTTAGACTTCCTGGTGAGGAGTTTAGGAGCCCCCCTGATGATTTTAGAAGTCATCGCCCTTTTGTGAATTTTGGTCGCCCAGAAGGTGgcaagtttgattttggaaagcGTAATATGGGAAGTTTTCCTGAGGGGAGATTTATGCCTGATCCAAAATTAAATTGTAATTCAGGTAGAGTAACACCCATTAAGATAATGAATCTTCCATTTAAAGCTAATGTTAATGAAATTCTAGACTTTTTCCATGGTTACAGAATCATACCTGATTCAGTTTCAATACAGTATAACGAGCAAGGATTACCTACAGGGGAAGCCATTGTTGCCATGATAAACTACAATGAAGCTATGGCTGCTATTAAAGATCTGAATGATAGGCCAGTTGGCCCCCGCAAAGTTAAGTTAATTTTGCTCTAG